The following proteins are encoded in a genomic region of Desulfocurvibacter africanus subsp. africanus DSM 2603:
- a CDS encoding Gfo/Idh/MocA family protein — MRVGVIGLGWMGKVHLRIYSELRGVEVVGVMDVDDKALAEAKDKYGVPTYKDLDTFLGNKFDAVSVCVPTFMHHKTGMAVIERGIPLLLEKPLAKTAAEGLELVSAAKAKGIPLMTGHVERFNPAVRRIRELIQDNGVISIQIERVGPYPPRIQDVGVIRDLASHDIDLIRYISGSNYKNIYAVTSCNIGQHEDTVIISAEMENGVLGQINCNWITPYKSRQIHVATKTRYIEGNLITQQVKEYSKFETYQSSYNVREWPVMFKEPVREELTAFLGALESGKPMPITGEDGLNVLQTIERVDEAIRSAKAS, encoded by the coding sequence ATGCGAGTAGGCGTTATCGGTCTTGGCTGGATGGGCAAGGTCCATCTGCGCATTTATTCGGAACTTCGGGGCGTGGAGGTCGTCGGCGTCATGGACGTGGACGACAAGGCGTTGGCCGAGGCCAAGGACAAGTACGGTGTGCCGACCTACAAGGATCTGGACACCTTCCTGGGCAACAAGTTCGACGCGGTGAGCGTCTGCGTGCCGACTTTCATGCACCACAAGACGGGCATGGCCGTCATCGAGCGCGGCATCCCCCTGCTCCTCGAAAAGCCCCTGGCCAAGACCGCGGCCGAGGGCCTGGAGCTGGTCAGCGCGGCCAAGGCCAAGGGCATACCGCTCATGACCGGCCACGTGGAACGCTTCAACCCGGCCGTGAGACGCATCCGCGAGCTGATCCAGGATAACGGGGTCATCTCCATCCAGATCGAACGCGTCGGGCCCTATCCGCCGCGCATCCAGGACGTGGGCGTCATCCGCGACCTGGCCTCCCACGACATCGACCTCATCCGGTACATCTCCGGCTCGAACTACAAGAACATCTACGCCGTGACCTCCTGCAACATCGGGCAGCACGAGGACACCGTCATCATCTCGGCCGAGATGGAGAACGGCGTGCTGGGCCAGATCAACTGCAACTGGATCACGCCCTACAAGTCGCGCCAGATCCACGTGGCCACCAAGACCCGCTACATCGAGGGCAACCTCATCACCCAGCAGGTCAAGGAATACTCCAAGTTCGAGACCTACCAGTCGAGCTACAACGTGCGCGAATGGCCGGTCATGTTCAAGGAGCCCGTGCGCGAAGAGCTGACCGCCTTCCTGGGTGCCCTGGAAAGCGGCAAGCCAATGCCCATCACGGGCGAGGACGGACTCAACGTGCTGCAGACCATCGAGCGCGTTGACGAGGCCATCCGCTCGGCCAAGGCCAGCTAA
- a CDS encoding DUF3243 domain-containing protein yields MQEQSKCIASMEFMNDWKTWRETLSDNIGRARSLGVSEDTIKSMAVRVGNYLSENVCPGTKEEQVLKELWDVGTPEERKCLASMIFKSVTGTEH; encoded by the coding sequence ATGCAGGAACAATCCAAGTGTATCGCTTCCATGGAATTCATGAATGATTGGAAAACCTGGCGCGAGACGTTGTCCGACAACATCGGCCGGGCCCGCTCCCTGGGAGTGTCGGAAGACACCATCAAGTCCATGGCCGTCAGGGTCGGCAACTACCTCTCCGAGAACGTCTGCCCAGGCACGAAGGAAGAACAGGTGCTCAAGGAGCTATGGGACGTAGGCACGCCCGAGGAACGCAAATGTCTGGCCTCCATGATCTTCAAATCGGTCACGGGTACCGAGCACTAG
- a CDS encoding phosphoribosylanthranilate isomerase, producing the protein MPAENALPNVFLPRLPVVQVAGVVDVAEARLLDHLGVDLIGFPLRLDVHAPDLSEAQAAEVIRAADISGKSVCITYESDPAQVVTLCRGLGVRLVQLHGPVQAEACRCIKEIDPGLGIMKSIVVGRDGDMARLNALLSAYAPFADAFITDTFDPATGASGATGRTHDWAVSRALTEAAEALDRPLMLAGGLNAENVADAIRAVRPWGVDAHTGLEDGSGRKDPGKVRRFVEEAHAAFSVLTEVYEL; encoded by the coding sequence ATGCCCGCCGAGAATGCCTTGCCGAATGTATTTCTGCCGCGTCTGCCAGTGGTGCAGGTCGCCGGAGTGGTGGACGTCGCCGAAGCCAGGCTCCTGGATCATCTGGGCGTGGACCTCATCGGCTTTCCTTTGCGCCTGGACGTGCATGCGCCGGACCTGAGCGAGGCGCAGGCCGCCGAAGTCATCCGCGCCGCCGACATCTCCGGCAAGAGCGTGTGCATCACCTACGAGTCAGATCCGGCGCAGGTCGTGACGCTTTGCCGGGGGCTCGGCGTGCGCCTCGTGCAGCTGCATGGCCCGGTTCAGGCCGAGGCCTGTCGGTGCATCAAGGAGATTGATCCGGGCCTAGGCATCATGAAGAGCATCGTCGTGGGCCGGGACGGCGACATGGCGCGGCTCAATGCGCTGCTGTCGGCCTATGCGCCTTTCGCGGACGCCTTCATTACCGACACCTTCGATCCGGCCACGGGCGCGAGCGGGGCCACGGGCCGCACGCACGACTGGGCCGTTAGCCGGGCGCTGACCGAAGCCGCCGAGGCCTTGGACCGGCCGCTCATGCTAGCGGGTGGGCTGAATGCAGAGAATGTCGCGGATGCAATCCGAGCGGTACGTCCGTGGGGAGTGGACGCGCACACGGGTCTGGAGGACGGTTCGGGCCGCAAGGACCCGGGCAAGGTGCGCAGGTTCGTGGAAGAAGCGCACGCGGCGTTCAGCGTTTTAACGGAAGTTTACGAGCTATGA
- a CDS encoding DMT family transporter: MAHIDSESHASPLRPILALALTAAMWSSGGVLIKLVDLPPLAVAGLRSTVCALLLIALRGLPARPRDAAQIGAALAYAATVILFVSATKLTTAANAILLQFTAPIYVALLAPRILGERTTALDWLATAMVMAGMGLFFVDKLDFSGFWGNMAGLASGVSFGFMVLFLRKQKDGSPYGSLVWGNIFAAAVCLPFCFEKTPDLSDVAGLLLLGVFQLGLPYLLYAWAVRQVSAMVAVLVPVVEPLLNPVWVYLILGERPGPWAMIGGAVVLIAVTGRSLLPMLLRPRSQMAHDSLG; this comes from the coding sequence ATGGCGCACATCGATAGCGAAAGTCACGCCTCGCCTTTGCGGCCCATTTTGGCCCTGGCGCTCACTGCCGCCATGTGGAGCTCGGGCGGTGTGCTCATCAAGCTCGTGGATCTGCCGCCTCTGGCCGTGGCGGGCTTGCGCAGCACGGTCTGCGCCCTGCTGCTCATCGCCCTGCGCGGACTGCCCGCCCGGCCGCGCGACGCAGCGCAGATCGGCGCGGCCCTGGCCTACGCGGCCACGGTAATTCTTTTCGTCTCGGCCACCAAGCTCACCACTGCCGCCAACGCCATCCTGCTCCAGTTCACAGCGCCCATCTACGTGGCCCTGCTCGCGCCTAGGATTCTGGGCGAGCGCACCACGGCCCTGGATTGGCTGGCTACGGCCATGGTCATGGCCGGCATGGGCCTTTTCTTCGTGGACAAGCTGGACTTCAGCGGTTTCTGGGGCAACATGGCCGGCTTGGCCAGCGGCGTGAGCTTCGGGTTCATGGTGCTCTTCCTGCGCAAGCAGAAAGACGGCTCGCCCTACGGCTCCCTGGTCTGGGGCAACATTTTCGCCGCAGCGGTCTGCCTGCCCTTCTGCTTCGAAAAAACTCCGGACCTGTCGGACGTCGCTGGCCTGCTGCTCCTGGGCGTGTTCCAACTCGGGCTACCCTACCTGCTCTACGCCTGGGCCGTGCGCCAGGTCAGCGCCATGGTGGCCGTGCTCGTGCCGGTCGTCGAGCCGCTGCTCAACCCGGTCTGGGTCTACCTGATCCTGGGCGAGCGTCCCGGCCCCTGGGCCATGATCGGCGGCGCGGTTGTGCTCATCGCCGTGACAGGCCGCTCGCTGCTGCCCATGCTGCTCCGCCCCCGTTCGCAAATGGCCCACGATTCGCTGGGCTAG
- a CDS encoding response regulator: MHNRSEADRQLNKSVDEWIEMSEKQNGLHALVVEDERICALIMVEVFRMLGISATIAKSAPEALSVLESSRVDLITLDIRIEGDMDGWELAAKIRDSGQCYASVPIVAVTTCCFADDFERSSALGIDRHVAKPFHIDQMKKVITQLLDEPTVVKDL, from the coding sequence TTGCATAACCGAAGTGAAGCAGATCGCCAGCTCAACAAATCCGTGGATGAATGGATCGAAATGAGCGAGAAGCAAAATGGTCTGCATGCACTTGTGGTCGAGGACGAGCGCATCTGCGCCCTGATCATGGTAGAGGTGTTCCGGATGCTTGGAATAAGTGCTACAATCGCCAAAAGCGCACCCGAGGCCCTGTCCGTGCTTGAATCAAGCCGGGTCGACCTGATCACGCTGGACATCCGCATCGAGGGGGACATGGACGGCTGGGAGCTCGCGGCGAAGATCAGAGACAGCGGCCAGTGCTACGCCAGTGTGCCTATCGTGGCCGTCACCACCTGCTGCTTTGCCGACGATTTCGAGCGATCGAGCGCCCTGGGCATCGACCGACATGTGGCCAAGCCGTTCCACATTGACCAGATGAAAAAGGTGATCACCCAGCTACTGGACGAACCGACCGTTGTTAAGGATTTGTGA
- a CDS encoding NAD(P)-binding domain-containing protein has product MQLVLLGGNFETEDIARRLLTGGHEIYLDSRDTSLLKRLGYIGRVARMETQEALGRLSEPRVVWSTELSGRQLRELAEHLPAGTILVNSRAQYFEDNIQITDRLAKKGGHYIDVGAMIDDHRLALFVGGDQQVFQDVEPLLTAIAGKGSYYHCGPSGAGHFLRCMQQKYEVQVHSALASIISEIRRSPFNEEINLEAFLIFGHLFCKKQPLPDSVWNFLITHAHAAVCEMQQQGETVA; this is encoded by the coding sequence ATGCAACTTGTTTTGCTCGGGGGGAACTTCGAGACCGAGGATATCGCGCGCCGGCTGCTCACGGGCGGGCACGAAATATACCTGGACAGCCGGGACACATCGCTCCTCAAGCGACTCGGATATATCGGCAGGGTCGCGCGGATGGAAACTCAGGAAGCCCTTGGCCGGCTGAGCGAGCCCAGGGTGGTTTGGAGCACGGAATTGTCCGGGAGACAGTTGCGCGAGCTAGCCGAGCATCTGCCGGCCGGCACGATTCTGGTGAACAGCCGCGCGCAGTATTTCGAGGACAACATCCAGATCACTGACAGGCTTGCGAAGAAAGGGGGACACTACATCGACGTCGGCGCCATGATCGATGATCACCGCCTGGCGCTGTTCGTGGGGGGCGACCAGCAGGTGTTTCAGGACGTGGAGCCCCTGCTGACGGCAATAGCGGGCAAGGGCAGCTACTACCATTGTGGGCCGTCTGGCGCGGGGCATTTCCTGCGCTGCATGCAGCAGAAGTACGAAGTGCAGGTGCATTCCGCCCTAGCCAGCATCATCTCGGAAATCAGGAGATCTCCTTTTAACGAAGAGATTAATCTGGAAGCCTTTCTCATTTTTGGCCACCTATTTTGCAAGAAACAGCCTCTCCCTGATTCCGTGTGGAATTTTCTGATAACACATGCACACGCGGCTGTATGCGAGATGCAACAGCAGGGTGAAACGGTTGCATAA
- a CDS encoding ABC transporter substrate-binding protein — protein sequence MPSILVRLLFCTLSACLICGCEQEAPPATSLQQPPDSTAQKVLAWPLSAPVTSFDPVAMTNVSEAAVARQLFDTLVRLDQNLSLEPGIARKWEVDPTGRIYTFHLRVGITFHNGAPLTAQDVKHSLERLVRAGKDTFLFKHMKEIEGAEAFVQGQSEEIRGILAPNPLQIIIRLKKPHAPFLPALSIHQAGIVCVPDNSLQSEKSRRVVGSGPFVLESADDKSITMRPFKQYIDGIPQIDPLIFRFYAGSNIQAAIADFLAGELSAIPMVGPVEEVLRGRTGYRLVRRNTVGLFFYGFNVRKNAVLTTSMRKKIAQLIDKKEVTSSIHKDVRTPANTIIPLGLAGYRPSWNVPADNSGHDAQPVLPRSIRMLSAARNAAVKAEMAYFADRLSTLGCELQVEYILDWDEFYKRLAAGDCDMFRLAWYPDAPDLDEMFFPLFHSQGEYNHFGYTNPRVDELLEQARAMARLEDRILLYHQAEDILLTDLPAIPMWHEAMNRAVIPNIHGLDASPFGELYTSFASIRIE from the coding sequence ATGCCTTCCATCCTGGTACGTCTCCTCTTTTGCACTCTGAGCGCTTGTCTTATATGCGGCTGCGAGCAAGAAGCGCCTCCTGCCACGTCCTTGCAGCAGCCCCCTGACAGCACTGCGCAAAAAGTTCTCGCTTGGCCTCTTTCGGCTCCCGTAACTTCGTTCGATCCGGTCGCGATGACCAATGTTTCAGAAGCTGCCGTGGCCAGGCAGCTTTTTGATACGCTTGTGCGGCTTGATCAAAACCTCAGCCTTGAGCCAGGCATTGCCAGGAAATGGGAAGTCGATCCCACAGGAAGAATCTACACCTTTCATCTTAGGGTAGGCATCACATTCCATAATGGGGCTCCCTTAACAGCTCAGGATGTCAAACATTCTCTTGAACGGTTAGTCCGAGCAGGTAAGGACACGTTTCTCTTCAAACACATGAAGGAAATCGAAGGAGCTGAAGCCTTTGTCCAAGGTCAATCCGAAGAGATTAGAGGCATTTTAGCGCCGAATCCCCTACAGATCATCATCAGGCTTAAAAAGCCTCATGCCCCTTTCTTGCCTGCACTCAGCATCCACCAGGCAGGGATTGTCTGCGTACCTGACAATTCGCTCCAGTCGGAAAAATCCCGGCGCGTTGTCGGCAGCGGCCCCTTCGTACTGGAATCCGCTGATGACAAGAGCATCACCATGCGCCCATTTAAACAGTATATCGACGGCATTCCACAAATCGATCCCTTGATCTTCAGATTCTATGCAGGGAGCAATATCCAGGCGGCCATAGCAGACTTTCTGGCAGGAGAGCTCTCTGCCATTCCCATGGTCGGTCCGGTTGAGGAGGTACTGCGCGGGAGAACTGGATATCGGCTGGTCCGTCGAAACACGGTCGGCCTCTTTTTCTACGGGTTCAATGTGCGTAAGAATGCCGTTTTGACCACTTCCATGCGCAAGAAGATCGCTCAATTAATCGATAAGAAGGAAGTTACGTCGAGCATTCACAAGGACGTTCGCACTCCAGCCAATACGATTATTCCACTTGGATTGGCCGGCTACCGCCCATCATGGAACGTTCCTGCCGATAACTCGGGGCACGATGCACAACCAGTGCTGCCTCGAAGCATTCGCATGCTCTCAGCTGCCCGAAACGCGGCGGTTAAAGCTGAAATGGCCTACTTCGCCGATCGACTAAGCACGCTCGGTTGTGAACTTCAGGTCGAGTACATCCTTGATTGGGATGAATTCTACAAGCGTCTGGCCGCAGGCGACTGCGACATGTTTCGCTTGGCTTGGTATCCCGATGCGCCGGATCTGGACGAAATGTTTTTCCCACTTTTCCACAGCCAGGGCGAATACAACCATTTCGGCTACACCAACCCGCGCGTGGATGAACTCTTAGAGCAAGCACGCGCAATGGCACGGCTTGAGGATCGCATTTTACTTTACCACCAGGCAGAGGACATCCTGCTGACCGATCTACCGGCCATCCCAATGTGGCATGAGGCCATGAATCGCGCCGTCATACCCAATATACACGGTCTTGATGCGAGCCCATTTGGGGAACTGTACACATCCTTCGCTTCAATCCGGATCGAGTAG
- a CDS encoding ABC transporter substrate-binding protein yields MRSFLFYFILCVACAHLFCGCEKDDSPASPPEQVVHNPASNVLAWPLSAPVTSFDPIAATNIPEGTVIVQIFDTLVRFDQNLSLAPGIAKKWKVDPTGREYTFDLKAGIVFHDGSALTATKVKLSLERLARAGKKTFLYKHLKMIEGCEAFSEGRAQEICGIQALNPLQIRIRLKQPHAPFLSALGISQAGIVSVPDDCLEAEGCLSIVGSGPFVPEAADSKHIILRPFARFIDGPPRLGGLVFRVYNGSNIRRAVEDFLVGELSAVPMFGPVDSMLRGKTDYQVIRRSAVGLFFYGFNMHKNSRLTASMRMRIAQALDKRALFANDNMIFIAENLIPIGLAGYRPHRIAPDSNENHNPLSALPERIRMLSVARSSEIEAEMAYLAKQLHTLGSELEVEYVLDWEEFYKRLSAGDCDMFRLAWYPDTPDLDEMFFPLFHSQGEYNYFGYSNPRVDALLEQARAMSRQEERILLYQQAEDIILQDLPSIPISYANLDRAIKPNVHGLSWSPFGELYNSFASVWIE; encoded by the coding sequence ATGAGAAGCTTCCTATTTTACTTTATCCTTTGCGTGGCATGTGCCCATCTTTTTTGCGGTTGCGAGAAAGATGATTCGCCTGCCTCACCTCCTGAACAGGTTGTTCACAATCCTGCCTCCAACGTCTTGGCCTGGCCTTTGTCGGCTCCCGTGACCTCATTCGATCCGATTGCAGCAACCAATATTCCTGAAGGGACTGTCATCGTTCAAATTTTTGATACCCTCGTGAGATTTGATCAAAACCTCAGTCTTGCCCCAGGCATCGCCAAGAAGTGGAAGGTCGATCCTACTGGCCGGGAATACACCTTTGATCTCAAAGCGGGCATTGTATTCCACGACGGGTCCGCTTTGACGGCCACGAAAGTGAAGCTTTCCCTGGAACGCTTGGCCCGAGCAGGAAAAAAAACTTTTCTCTATAAGCACTTAAAGATGATCGAGGGGTGTGAGGCCTTCAGCGAGGGTCGAGCCCAGGAGATCTGCGGCATACAGGCGCTGAATCCGTTGCAAATACGTATCCGGCTCAAGCAGCCGCACGCGCCCTTCCTCTCTGCTCTCGGTATCAGCCAAGCCGGTATTGTCTCTGTCCCGGATGATTGTCTTGAAGCAGAAGGCTGCCTCAGTATAGTTGGCAGCGGGCCCTTTGTGCCAGAGGCGGCTGACAGCAAACACATAATCTTACGTCCTTTCGCGCGCTTCATCGATGGCCCTCCGCGCCTCGGCGGGCTGGTCTTCAGAGTTTATAATGGTTCTAATATTAGGAGAGCAGTCGAGGATTTCTTGGTCGGCGAACTGTCTGCTGTGCCAATGTTTGGCCCAGTCGACAGCATGCTGCGGGGAAAGACAGACTATCAGGTGATTCGTCGAAGCGCTGTTGGTCTTTTCTTTTATGGCTTCAATATGCATAAAAATTCCAGATTAACCGCCAGCATGCGCATGCGTATCGCTCAGGCTCTAGACAAAAGGGCGCTTTTTGCAAATGATAACATGATTTTCATTGCGGAAAATCTTATTCCTATTGGTCTTGCTGGATACCGGCCTCATCGGATTGCTCCGGACAGCAATGAGAATCACAATCCACTGTCAGCCTTACCTGAGCGTATACGTATGCTCTCGGTTGCCCGCAGCTCTGAAATAGAAGCCGAGATGGCATATCTCGCAAAGCAGCTACACACTTTGGGCAGCGAACTCGAAGTCGAGTATGTCCTGGATTGGGAAGAATTCTATAAACGTCTGTCCGCGGGCGACTGCGACATGTTCCGCTTGGCTTGGTATCCAGACACGCCCGACCTGGATGAGATGTTCTTCCCTCTTTTTCACAGCCAGGGGGAATACAACTATTTCGGTTACTCGAATCCGCGCGTCGATGCGCTGCTGGAACAGGCACGAGCCATGTCCCGTCAGGAGGAACGTATCCTCCTGTATCAGCAGGCCGAAGACATCATACTCCAGGATCTTCCCTCTATACCTATATCTTATGCAAATCTGGACCGTGCCATTAAGCCCAATGTGCATGGTCTGAGCTGGAGCCCCTTTGGCGAACTCTACAACTCTTTCGCCTCCGTCTGGATCGAGTAG
- a CDS encoding sensor histidine kinase: MRLSFQTKLLIISSTSLLVLFISLAVILGREQERLIAGRIQDSAVAMVRNTSAIAIASLKMYDGVSLERIAKQTASQNPDIRYVIIHSAEGLIYGHSHEPSLQFRVLADPVSLKALGARRMLTQQYLSSSGEPILEIATPVLSAGQERWGTVRAGFSLIAMHEQLRRTRLLLLAAGFASLCVAWLVSFFLARRVTAPLLAITAAAQSISRGVLTPIPEARTGDEVAVLSNSIADMTTTLIGQQEELKGNIKEITALKGYQESLLQTMNDGLVTLNMQGDVVTFNKHTLEILEIRTEDDGAARAAIRARLNAFEEIRAITGRLLSGESSGSYPRAVATGPEGKVVLAGFAALGESGKTREVIITLHDITELRRLEQEVKRNERLAAIGSFSAAMAHEIRNPLTAIKTYTGMVWEKSSQPEFLESFDRNVSAGIGRIEGIVNDLLQLSRPPKLHLEPLDIDEVLDDALALLGEDLESARITPLFDREACGHVITGDREQLYRALFNIVLNAIQAMKGAGGGGRLEISAHPSQIPGKLGVREAVLLSIADTGPGIPPEILDEIFNPYFTTKGQRGTGLGLAITHKIIAEHGGSLGAANRQGGGAVFSVVLPIDGPLVTA, from the coding sequence ATGCGCTTGTCTTTCCAGACCAAGCTGCTGATCATCTCCAGCACCTCGTTACTCGTCCTCTTCATAAGCTTAGCAGTTATCCTCGGCCGAGAGCAGGAGCGGCTCATAGCTGGCCGCATCCAGGATTCCGCCGTGGCGATGGTCCGCAACACCTCAGCCATCGCCATTGCAAGCCTAAAAATGTACGACGGCGTCAGCCTGGAGCGCATCGCCAAGCAGACCGCCTCGCAGAACCCGGATATCCGCTACGTCATCATCCATTCCGCTGAAGGATTGATATACGGCCATAGCCATGAGCCTTCCCTTCAGTTCAGGGTACTTGCCGATCCTGTAAGCCTGAAGGCTCTGGGCGCCAGGCGCATGCTGACTCAGCAGTATTTGTCGAGCTCCGGGGAGCCCATTCTGGAGATCGCCACCCCGGTCCTGAGCGCTGGACAGGAGCGCTGGGGCACTGTCCGCGCGGGTTTTTCCCTGATCGCCATGCATGAGCAACTGCGGCGCACGAGGCTGCTGCTCCTGGCGGCCGGCTTTGCCTCGCTGTGCGTCGCCTGGCTCGTCTCCTTTTTCCTTGCCCGCAGGGTGACCGCCCCACTCCTGGCGATTACCGCCGCAGCGCAGAGCATCTCGCGCGGCGTCCTCACGCCCATCCCGGAAGCCAGGACCGGCGACGAGGTGGCCGTGCTTTCGAACAGCATTGCGGACATGACGACCACCCTCATCGGCCAACAGGAAGAACTCAAGGGCAATATCAAGGAGATCACCGCCCTGAAAGGCTACCAGGAGAGCCTGTTGCAGACCATGAACGACGGGTTGGTCACTCTGAACATGCAGGGTGATGTCGTCACCTTCAATAAGCATACGCTCGAGATTCTGGAGATACGCACCGAGGATGACGGCGCGGCCCGTGCGGCAATCCGGGCACGGTTGAACGCCTTCGAGGAAATAAGGGCCATCACCGGCCGGCTTCTCTCCGGGGAGAGTTCGGGCTCGTATCCGCGTGCGGTCGCCACCGGCCCCGAGGGCAAGGTGGTCTTGGCCGGCTTCGCTGCCCTGGGCGAAAGCGGCAAGACACGGGAGGTCATCATCACGCTCCACGACATCACCGAGCTGCGCCGCCTCGAGCAGGAGGTCAAGAGGAACGAGCGGCTGGCGGCCATCGGGAGCTTCTCGGCCGCAATGGCCCATGAGATCCGCAATCCCCTAACGGCCATCAAGACATACACGGGCATGGTTTGGGAAAAGAGTTCGCAGCCGGAGTTTCTGGAGAGCTTCGACAGGAACGTCTCCGCGGGCATCGGGAGGATCGAGGGGATCGTCAACGATCTCCTGCAGCTCTCCCGGCCGCCCAAGCTCCATCTGGAGCCGCTGGATATAGACGAGGTCTTGGACGACGCCCTGGCCCTGCTGGGCGAAGACCTTGAATCCGCCCGCATCACCCCGTTATTCGACCGCGAGGCCTGCGGCCATGTCATCACGGGCGACCGGGAGCAGCTCTATCGGGCGCTCTTCAACATCGTGCTCAACGCGATTCAGGCCATGAAGGGAGCCGGCGGAGGCGGAAGGCTCGAGATATCAGCCCACCCGAGCCAGATTCCGGGCAAGCTGGGCGTGAGAGAAGCCGTCCTGCTGAGCATCGCCGACACGGGGCCCGGCATTCCGCCGGAAATTCTGGATGAGATCTTCAATCCTTACTTCACGACCAAGGGCCAGCGGGGGACCGGACTCGGCCTAGCCATCACGCACAAGATCATCGCGGAGCACGGCGGCAGCCTCGGCGCGGCCAATCGCCAGGGCGGCGGAGCCGTGTTCAGCGTCGTCCTGCCTATCGACGGCCCGCTCGTCACGGCCTGA
- a CDS encoding sigma-54-dependent transcriptional regulator, whose protein sequence is MPAEPKPYDVLVVDDEKIVGESISAALADLCTISWAGSGESALELIEERHFDLIFLDISMPGLSGLEVLKRVKHLDYSINVVMISAIDRAHEAVEAMKLGAFDYLTKPFSKEDVVEITKRVAGKRVLDSSLSLRLDEFKGRSDYQSIITQAPEMLSVFSEVEKAAASSCSILITGESGTGKELLAALIHKRSPRAKGQMVAINCAAIPAELLESELFGHEKGSFTGAHSRKIGKFEFANKGTIFLDEVASLRIDLQAKLLRALQERKITRVGGHEDIPIDVRLVAATNERLESLIEAGKFRDDLYYRLSVVPIYLPPLRERSGDIPLLASHFLKIFATEHKKRFKLFTPSVISLLDRYPWPGNIRELRNFVERTVILAEDKEVVDEPDIPFNLLFPEVEEPERFHFEDRGLKLAMDAFERHYVMKYLKKCRWNQSEAARRMKIHRNTLVRRMRALSIRP, encoded by the coding sequence ATGCCTGCAGAGCCCAAGCCATATGATGTTCTAGTTGTCGACGACGAGAAGATCGTCGGCGAGTCAATCAGCGCCGCGCTCGCGGACCTTTGTACCATCAGTTGGGCGGGCAGCGGAGAGTCCGCTTTGGAACTGATCGAGGAGCGGCACTTCGACCTGATCTTCCTCGATATCAGCATGCCCGGCTTATCAGGCTTGGAAGTGCTCAAGCGCGTCAAGCATCTCGACTACTCCATAAACGTCGTGATGATCTCAGCCATCGATCGCGCGCACGAGGCTGTCGAGGCAATGAAACTCGGCGCCTTCGACTACCTCACCAAGCCGTTCTCCAAGGAAGATGTGGTCGAGATCACGAAGCGGGTGGCAGGCAAGCGCGTCCTGGATTCGTCCCTCAGCTTGCGCCTGGACGAGTTCAAGGGCAGAAGCGACTACCAGAGCATCATTACCCAGGCTCCGGAAATGCTCTCCGTTTTCTCCGAGGTCGAGAAGGCCGCCGCCTCCTCGTGCAGCATCCTCATCACCGGGGAATCCGGCACAGGCAAGGAGCTCCTGGCCGCCCTCATCCACAAGCGCAGCCCCAGGGCCAAGGGCCAGATGGTGGCCATCAACTGCGCGGCCATTCCCGCGGAGCTGCTGGAAAGCGAGCTGTTCGGCCATGAGAAAGGATCGTTCACCGGCGCGCACAGCCGCAAGATCGGCAAGTTCGAGTTCGCCAACAAAGGCACCATCTTCCTGGACGAAGTGGCCTCCCTGCGCATTGACCTGCAGGCCAAGCTCCTGAGGGCATTGCAGGAGAGGAAGATCACCAGGGTCGGGGGGCACGAGGACATCCCGATCGACGTCCGGCTGGTCGCGGCGACCAACGAGCGTTTGGAGAGCCTTATCGAAGCCGGCAAGTTCCGCGACGATCTCTACTACCGCCTGAGCGTCGTGCCCATCTATTTGCCGCCACTAAGGGAGCGTAGCGGAGACATCCCGCTCCTTGCCAGCCACTTCCTCAAGATCTTCGCGACCGAACACAAGAAGCGCTTCAAGCTGTTCACGCCTAGCGTAATAAGCCTGTTGGATCGTTATCCATGGCCGGGCAACATCCGCGAGTTGCGCAACTTCGTGGAGCGTACGGTTATCCTGGCCGAGGACAAGGAGGTGGTGGACGAGCCGGATATCCCGTTCAACCTCCTCTTCCCCGAAGTCGAGGAGCCTGAGAGATTCCACTTCGAGGACAGAGGACTCAAGCTGGCCATGGATGCCTTCGAGCGGCACTATGTCATGAAGTATCTGAAGAAATGTCGCTGGAACCAGAGCGAGGCAGCCAGGAGGATGAAGATCCACCGCAATACCCTCGTGCGCCGCATGCGGGCGTTGAGCATCAGGCCGTGA